From the Bacillus sp. FJAT-22090 genome, the window ACAATTGCATCTATGTTAGACATTCATTTACTCGATGACAAGAGAAATAAATTCAAGAAAAGATTGGACAGAATTAAAATACAAATAAAACAGATAAGATTTATAAATTAAATAGGTTACTCTCTTCAACTAACGGGTGCTTGAGTTAATCATGACCATCATTTCGATGGTCTATTTTTCATCCGAAAACTCAAGTAGATCTCAGAAATCCATTGTGAAATGTTACACTTAAACTAACGGGGCAGTTTAGTTAAACAAGAATTATCGATATTCCATTCTTTTTTATGTCGCATTTGAATTGTGCAGTAAATTAATAAGTTGAAATACCGTATTTTAAGGAAAGAAAACTATTAATTTTTCTAAATTAAATAGCCACTCTAAGTTGGCTTTTAAGAATTAATTCACTTTATAATAATTATATATTTTATATAACTTTTTTCCCTAACCAATGAGCAAATAAAACCAGAGGAATTATAAGAAAACCAAAAGGTAGACTTATAATAATAATCTTCCACGTTATGACTTCATTTACTAACAAAGCTTTATATAACACTAAACTGTATGGAAGAATGATTATTAACGACGTTATCGCTCCTGGAGTTATGGAACGGAAAAATATTGCTTGTCCAATATGGGTAAATGCATGGATGAAAAAAGTTAATGTTACTGCTGTAAAAAGATAGATATTAGCAAATGCTCCGTGAGTTAAGTATTGGTTGGCCATAATTGTAGAAATGCTAACAAATAAAAATATAATTAATACTGCAAAAGCAAATTGTGCAGTGGACATGGAAAATTGTTTAACTACTCGATCGGCTAATTTTTTGGGTAATCTTTTGTAAACTTCGTGTCTATTCTTATTTAGCCAATTTTCTACCATAATAATTTCTTCGAAGTCATGAAAAATAAATAAAATAGGAAACAACCAAATAAGAGTTTGAACATTCCATAGATCCATACTTCTACCTCTTTCATTCATATTTAGACTTAGTTT encodes:
- a CDS encoding HXXEE domain-containing protein, which encodes MDLWNVQTLIWLFPILFIFHDFEEIIMVENWLNKNRHEVYKRLPKKLADRVVKQFSMSTAQFAFAVLIIFLFVSISTIMANQYLTHGAFANIYLFTAVTLTFFIHAFTHIGQAIFFRSITPGAITSLIIILPYSLVLYKALLVNEVITWKIIIISLPFGFLIIPLVLFAHWLGKKVI